One genomic region from Halomicrobium zhouii encodes:
- a CDS encoding NAD(P)-dependent glycerol-1-phosphate dehydrogenase, translating into MFDKATWIRLPRNVVVGHGVIGQTVDAVEDVHLSGRPLVVSSPTPHEVAGERVFAQFEERGQDPAEVIVETASFGAVERVIETAEEVDAGFLLGVGGGKAIDIAKMAAEDLDLGFVSVPTAASHDGIVSGRGSVPEGDTRHSVASEPPLAVVADTEIIADAPWELTTAGCADIISNFTAVRDWQLANRLKNVEYHEYAGTLSQMTAEMLVENAGSIKQGLEESAWIVVKALVSSGVAMSIADSSRPASGAEHLFSHQLDRIAPEPALHGHQVGVGAIMTEYLHTGAKGQWHDVHDALEAIGAPTTADDLGIAEDTVIEALTTAHQIRDRYTILGDGVNEPAAIEAATVTGVI; encoded by the coding sequence ATGTTCGACAAAGCGACGTGGATCCGGCTGCCGCGCAACGTCGTGGTGGGCCACGGCGTCATCGGGCAGACGGTCGACGCCGTCGAGGACGTCCACCTATCGGGGCGCCCGCTGGTGGTCTCCAGTCCGACGCCCCACGAGGTGGCGGGCGAGCGAGTCTTCGCGCAGTTCGAAGAGCGTGGCCAGGACCCGGCCGAGGTCATCGTCGAGACGGCGAGCTTCGGCGCCGTCGAGCGCGTCATCGAGACGGCCGAGGAGGTCGACGCCGGCTTCCTGCTGGGTGTCGGCGGTGGCAAAGCCATCGACATCGCGAAGATGGCCGCCGAAGACCTGGACCTGGGGTTCGTCTCCGTGCCGACGGCGGCGAGCCACGACGGCATCGTCTCGGGTCGCGGGTCGGTGCCCGAGGGCGACACCCGCCACAGCGTGGCGAGCGAGCCGCCGCTGGCCGTCGTCGCCGACACGGAGATCATCGCCGACGCGCCCTGGGAGCTGACGACGGCGGGCTGTGCCGACATCATCTCGAACTTCACGGCCGTCCGTGACTGGCAGCTCGCCAACCGGTTGAAGAACGTCGAGTACCACGAGTACGCGGGGACGCTCTCGCAGATGACCGCGGAGATGCTCGTCGAGAACGCCGGGTCGATCAAGCAGGGTCTCGAAGAGTCGGCCTGGATCGTCGTCAAGGCGCTCGTCTCCTCGGGCGTCGCGATGTCCATCGCGGACTCCTCGCGACCGGCGTCGGGTGCGGAACACCTCTTCTCCCACCAGCTCGACCGCATCGCGCCCGAGCCGGCACTCCACGGCCACCAGGTCGGCGTCGGTGCGATAATGACGGAGTACCTGCACACGGGCGCGAAGGGCCAGTGGCACGACGTCCACGACGCGCTCGAAGCGATCGGTGCGCCGACCACGGCAGACGACCTGGGCATCGCCGAGGACACCGTCATCGAGGCGCTGACGACGGCCCACCAGATCCGCGACCGCTACACCATCCTCGGCGACGGGGTCAACGAGCCCGCCGCTATCGAGGCGGCGACGGTGACGGGCGTTATCTAG
- a CDS encoding S9 family peptidase: protein MYDLERYLNVRSAYGATFGPDGALSFRMDTTGVPQVWTLESPGAWPEQRTFYDEPVSFASYSPERPELIFGMDEGGNERLQFYRLDDDGQIHPLTDRPDAKHRWGGWSHDGERFAFAANRRDGSVFDVYVQDRDAVGADAEVILEGDGWLSVGGWSPDDEKLLVTEAYSNFDQDVYVLDVESGDLDHLTPHEGDVRYQSAEWAPDGDGLYLVTDRDSDTLYLARLGLDGTLETVADGEGWNVDGVSVDQESNQIAYSRNVEGYNELTVGEITGPATVDEFPEPDLPGGIAGGVSWGPDGERFAVTVTGRTVNTNVFVVETATGEAERWTYASTAGIPESTFVAPEVVRFESFDGREIPAFFSLPDGAATDGDAASDETGTVGGGTGETPVIVDIHGGPESQRRPSFSGLTQYFLSQGYAVFEPNVRGSTGYGTEYTRLDDVEKRMDSVKDLKAGVEWLHDHPAVDPDRIVAMGGSYGGFMVLAAMTEYPDLWAAGVDVVGIANFVTFLENTGDWRRSLREAEYGSLEDDREFLESISPIHRADRIDAPLFVLHGANDPRVPVGEAEQIVEEVRDQGVPVEKLIFDDEGHGIGKRENRVEAYTQVVEFLSRHV from the coding sequence GTGTACGACCTCGAACGGTACCTCAACGTCCGGAGCGCCTACGGGGCTACCTTCGGACCCGACGGCGCCCTCTCCTTCCGGATGGACACGACCGGCGTCCCGCAGGTCTGGACGCTCGAATCGCCCGGTGCCTGGCCCGAACAGCGCACCTTCTACGACGAACCGGTCTCCTTCGCTTCCTACTCGCCCGAACGCCCGGAACTGATCTTCGGGATGGACGAGGGCGGCAACGAGCGGTTGCAGTTCTACCGACTCGACGACGACGGGCAGATACACCCGCTCACCGATCGGCCCGACGCCAAACACAGGTGGGGCGGCTGGAGTCACGACGGCGAGCGCTTCGCCTTCGCCGCCAACCGCCGGGACGGGTCGGTGTTCGACGTGTACGTCCAGGACCGGGACGCTGTGGGTGCCGATGCCGAGGTGATCCTGGAGGGCGACGGCTGGCTCTCGGTCGGCGGGTGGTCGCCCGACGACGAGAAACTCCTCGTCACGGAGGCCTACTCGAACTTCGACCAGGACGTCTACGTTCTCGACGTCGAGTCGGGCGACCTCGACCACCTCACGCCCCACGAGGGCGACGTCCGGTACCAGAGCGCCGAGTGGGCGCCCGACGGGGACGGGCTCTACCTCGTCACCGACCGCGACAGCGACACGCTGTATCTCGCCCGTCTGGGACTCGACGGAACGCTGGAGACCGTCGCCGACGGCGAGGGGTGGAACGTCGACGGGGTGTCGGTCGACCAGGAGTCGAATCAGATCGCCTACTCGCGCAACGTCGAGGGGTACAACGAACTCACCGTCGGCGAGATAACGGGCCCGGCGACTGTCGACGAGTTTCCCGAACCAGACCTCCCTGGCGGCATCGCCGGCGGCGTCTCGTGGGGACCCGACGGCGAGCGGTTCGCCGTCACCGTCACCGGCCGCACCGTCAACACGAACGTCTTCGTCGTCGAGACGGCCACGGGTGAAGCCGAGCGCTGGACGTACGCGTCGACCGCCGGTATCCCCGAATCGACTTTCGTCGCGCCCGAGGTGGTCCGGTTCGAGAGCTTCGACGGCCGGGAGATTCCGGCGTTCTTCTCGCTGCCCGACGGCGCCGCGACCGACGGCGACGCAGCCTCCGACGAGACGGGGACCGTCGGAGGGGGAACCGGCGAGACGCCCGTGATCGTCGACATCCACGGCGGACCGGAGAGCCAGCGCCGCCCCTCCTTCTCCGGGCTCACCCAGTACTTCCTCTCGCAGGGGTACGCTGTCTTCGAGCCGAACGTCCGCGGATCGACTGGCTACGGGACCGAGTACACCCGGCTCGACGACGTCGAGAAGCGCATGGATAGCGTAAAGGACCTGAAAGCGGGCGTCGAGTGGCTCCACGACCACCCGGCGGTCGACCCCGACCGGATCGTCGCGATGGGCGGTTCCTACGGCGGATTCATGGTGCTGGCGGCGATGACCGAGTATCCCGACCTCTGGGCGGCGGGCGTCGACGTCGTCGGCATCGCCAACTTCGTCACGTTCCTGGAGAACACGGGCGACTGGCGCCGGTCGCTCCGGGAGGCCGAGTACGGGTCGCTCGAGGACGACCGCGAGTTCCTCGAATCGATCTCGCCGATTCACAGGGCAGACCGCATCGACGCACCGCTGTTCGTCCTCCACGGCGCGAACGACCCGCGCGTCCCCGTGGGCGAGGCCGAACAGATCGTCGAAGAGGTGAGAGACCAGGGCGTCCCCGTCGAGAAACTGATCTTCGACGACGAGGGTCACGGGATCGGCAAGCGGGAGAATCGCGTCGAGGCCTACACCCAGGTCGTCGAATTTCTATCCAGACACGTCTAG
- a CDS encoding Glu/Leu/Phe/Val family dehydrogenase — MADDVNPFESLQEQVDDAAAYLDIDEGMLTRIKNPERILETNLSVEMDDGDIEVFRAFRSQFNGDRGPYKGGIRYHPQVSRDEVKALSGWMVYKCATVGIPLGGGKGGIIIDPDEYSEAELERITRSFAKELTPLIGEDRDVPAPDVNTGQREMNWIKDTYETLENTTEPGVITGKDLASGGSEGRVEATGRSTVIAAREAFDYLDKDVEGATVAVQGYGNAGWISAKLIEEMGGTVVAVSDSSGGVYSEDGFDAVAAKDHKRETGSVVGFEGADEEVTNDELLQLDVDLLIPAALENAITEEIAEGVQADVISEAANGPITPKGDDVLAEKDVIVVPDILANAGGVTVSYFEWVQNRQRFYWEEERVNDELESIIVEQFWNLVDAYEDHDLPTLRNAAYVVALQRVVQSAEEGGVWP; from the coding sequence ATGGCAGACGACGTCAATCCGTTCGAGAGCTTACAGGAACAGGTCGACGACGCTGCGGCGTACCTCGACATCGACGAGGGTATGCTCACTCGCATCAAGAACCCGGAGCGCATCCTCGAGACGAACCTCTCCGTCGAGATGGACGACGGCGACATCGAGGTCTTCCGCGCGTTCCGCTCGCAGTTCAACGGCGACCGCGGGCCGTACAAGGGTGGCATCCGCTATCACCCGCAGGTGTCCCGCGACGAGGTCAAGGCCCTCTCGGGCTGGATGGTGTACAAGTGTGCGACAGTCGGCATCCCGCTGGGCGGCGGCAAGGGCGGCATCATCATCGACCCCGACGAGTACTCCGAGGCCGAACTGGAGCGGATCACCAGGTCGTTCGCGAAGGAACTCACGCCCCTCATCGGCGAGGACCGGGACGTCCCCGCGCCGGACGTCAACACCGGCCAGCGCGAGATGAACTGGATCAAGGACACCTACGAGACCCTCGAAAACACCACCGAGCCCGGCGTCATCACGGGCAAGGATCTGGCCTCCGGCGGGAGCGAGGGCCGCGTCGAGGCGACCGGTCGCTCGACCGTCATCGCTGCGCGCGAGGCATTCGACTACCTCGACAAGGACGTCGAGGGCGCCACCGTCGCTGTCCAGGGCTACGGGAACGCCGGCTGGATCTCCGCGAAGCTCATCGAGGAGATGGGTGGGACGGTCGTCGCCGTCTCCGACTCCAGTGGCGGCGTCTACAGCGAGGACGGCTTCGATGCCGTCGCCGCGAAGGACCACAAGCGCGAGACCGGAAGCGTCGTCGGCTTCGAGGGCGCCGACGAGGAGGTCACCAACGACGAGCTGCTCCAGCTCGACGTCGACCTGCTGATCCCGGCGGCCCTCGAGAACGCCATAACCGAGGAGATCGCCGAGGGCGTCCAGGCGGACGTCATCTCAGAGGCCGCCAACGGCCCGATCACCCCGAAGGGCGACGACGTGCTCGCCGAGAAGGACGTCATCGTCGTGCCCGACATCCTGGCCAACGCCGGGGGCGTCACCGTCTCCTACTTCGAGTGGGTCCAGAACCGACAGCGCTTCTACTGGGAGGAAGAGCGCGTCAACGACGAACTCGAATCGATCATCGTCGAACAGTTCTGGAACCTCGTGGACGCCTACGAGGACCACGACCTGCCGACGCTTCGCAACGCGGCGTACGTCGTGGCCCTCCAGCGCGTCGTCCAGTCGGCCGAGGAAGGCGGCGTCTGGCCCTAG
- a CDS encoding FAD-dependent oxidoreductase, with protein sequence MDDEIGDVVVVGGGDIGLLTALSINKLNPEMDVTVVDDLQRDAPAVGKSTFKKIQDILHGTLDIDERRFIGEVRPVWKGALYFRDWCDRTAFHYPFDPEDKYPDPKNPNAVEHYYHQYADLYDSPDHLTKGEAIVEKGKSPWFFGPDGNLDRYEKVAYHLNTKRFASFLRTVCRERGISIVDDAITGVETTGAHIDGVLSEEARYEGDLYVDATGFGRVLRREQDAEFRDFGFPLDSAYTVRIDRDLSEVLPATAVDTGDHGWFWQIDTYDERDLGYVFSSEHVDDETALEEFLGHIPDVAPDSAGGDPDVDRDDVAKYEFSSGYYDRAWIENCVAIGNSQGFVEPLQSTGLTGNATAAEKLATMLSIRGGIADDRFREEYNTWVRWVWESIYDFIAIHYRYATGETAFWRDVATREYSPRVDAIVEQFDRNGLTREVVPLSEDDDLLKLSIFSLPDFYTMMRNLGAESVFYETNDFDVSEEVVRKHDEYYERIDAEVEEHLTTRELYEGLLQF encoded by the coding sequence ATGGACGACGAGATTGGGGACGTGGTCGTGGTCGGTGGCGGAGACATCGGGTTGCTGACAGCGCTCTCGATCAACAAACTGAACCCCGAGATGGACGTGACCGTCGTCGACGACCTCCAGCGGGACGCGCCGGCGGTCGGCAAGAGCACGTTCAAGAAGATACAGGACATCCTCCACGGGACGCTCGACATCGACGAGCGGCGGTTCATCGGCGAGGTCCGCCCCGTCTGGAAGGGGGCGCTGTACTTCCGGGACTGGTGTGACCGAACGGCGTTCCACTACCCCTTCGATCCGGAGGACAAGTACCCCGACCCGAAGAATCCGAACGCGGTCGAGCACTACTACCACCAGTACGCGGACCTGTACGACAGTCCGGACCACCTGACGAAGGGTGAAGCCATCGTCGAGAAGGGGAAGTCGCCGTGGTTCTTCGGGCCCGACGGCAACCTCGACCGGTACGAGAAGGTGGCCTATCACCTCAACACGAAGCGCTTCGCGTCGTTCCTGCGGACAGTCTGTCGCGAACGGGGGATATCGATCGTCGACGACGCGATCACCGGCGTCGAGACGACCGGCGCACACATCGACGGCGTGCTGAGCGAGGAGGCGCGATACGAGGGGGACCTGTACGTGGACGCGACGGGATTCGGGCGCGTGCTCCGCCGCGAGCAGGACGCCGAGTTCAGGGACTTCGGCTTCCCGCTCGACTCGGCCTACACCGTTCGGATCGACAGGGATCTCTCGGAAGTCCTGCCAGCGACGGCCGTCGACACGGGCGACCACGGCTGGTTCTGGCAGATCGATACCTACGACGAGCGGGACCTGGGCTACGTGTTCAGCTCCGAGCACGTGGACGACGAGACGGCCCTCGAGGAGTTCCTCGGCCACATCCCGGACGTGGCCCCCGACAGCGCCGGCGGCGATCCGGACGTCGACAGGGACGACGTGGCGAAGTACGAGTTCAGTTCCGGCTACTACGACCGCGCCTGGATCGAGAACTGCGTCGCGATCGGCAACTCCCAGGGCTTCGTCGAACCGCTGCAATCGACGGGTCTGACCGGGAACGCCACCGCGGCCGAGAAACTCGCGACCATGCTGTCGATACGCGGCGGGATCGCCGACGACCGGTTCCGGGAGGAGTACAACACGTGGGTGCGCTGGGTCTGGGAGTCCATCTACGACTTCATCGCGATCCACTACCGGTACGCGACCGGGGAGACGGCGTTCTGGCGCGACGTCGCCACCAGGGAGTACAGCCCGCGCGTCGACGCCATCGTCGAGCAGTTCGACCGGAACGGGCTGACCAGGGAGGTCGTCCCGCTCTCCGAGGACGACGACCTGCTGAAACTGTCCATCTTCTCCCTCCCGGATTTCTACACGATGATGCGCAACCTCGGCGCCGAGTCCGTCTTCTACGAGACCAACGACTTCGACGTGAGCGAGGAGGTCGTCCGGAAACACGACGAGTACTACGAGCGGATCGACGCCGAGGTGGAGGAGCACCTCACGACCAGGGAGCTGTACGAGGGCCTCCTCCAGTTCTGA
- a CDS encoding Yip1 family protein — translation MRPRTPLLRPDRYFAQRVPDPVRGLILAVVVTLGFLVTIWLLGAVFMDRIDGTVAVDNPDRPPEAFCDDGTGSTFEEMDASAFDCDAPAQVDRDVDTILSDALSQFYGPILVGLPIVLLLAAAMLHVGTALFDADGGFGQTLTVTAWGFVPTLVVMPVSILALWAMMDPVTVSPGGDPAAFRDPVMASLERWRPVAFALNAVGSLWGAVVWTFGLESARSVTRSRAAIVAGSVTALFLLFGAL, via the coding sequence ATGCGTCCTCGCACGCCCCTCCTCCGCCCCGACAGGTACTTCGCGCAGCGAGTGCCGGACCCCGTTCGAGGCCTGATCCTGGCCGTCGTCGTCACGCTCGGGTTCCTGGTGACCATCTGGCTGCTCGGCGCGGTTTTCATGGACAGAATCGACGGGACCGTCGCAGTCGACAATCCGGACCGACCCCCCGAGGCGTTCTGCGACGACGGAACGGGGAGCACGTTCGAGGAGATGGACGCGTCGGCCTTCGATTGCGACGCGCCGGCACAGGTCGACCGGGACGTCGATACGATACTCAGCGACGCCCTGAGTCAGTTCTATGGCCCGATACTGGTCGGGCTACCGATCGTGTTGTTGCTGGCGGCTGCGATGCTCCACGTCGGCACCGCTCTCTTCGACGCCGACGGCGGGTTCGGGCAGACGCTGACGGTGACGGCGTGGGGGTTCGTCCCGACGCTCGTCGTGATGCCGGTGTCGATACTCGCGCTGTGGGCGATGATGGACCCGGTAACGGTGTCGCCCGGTGGCGACCCCGCCGCCTTCCGGGACCCGGTGATGGCGAGTCTCGAACGGTGGCGGCCCGTCGCATTCGCACTCAACGCCGTCGGGTCGCTCTGGGGCGCCGTCGTCTGGACGTTCGGCCTCGAATCCGCCCGGTCGGTCACCCGCTCACGGGCCGCGATTGTCGCCGGGTCCGTGACGGCGCTGTTCCTTCTCTTCGGCGCGCTCTGA
- the gltB gene encoding glutamate synthase large subunit, whose product MTGEDATGEATGAAGLADPTDERSNCGVGVVMDLDGGSEHWVVQDGIELLGNLEHRGTTGAEENTGDGAGIMLQMPHDFFADEVDADLGEPGEYAVGTLFLPQDEDAAAELIDVVESAFADEGLDVVAWRSVPTNNEELGATALESEPSVMQVFVRSTDGLTGEAFDRRLYVARRVLENTVEAEQPPGHERFYVCSLDRETIVYKGLLTAEQLPTYFPDLIDERIESTFALVHARFSTNTLGAWHLAHPYRNIIHNGEFNTIQGNINWMRARETDIASEAFGDRSARSADERASGDEPRAEIEKIKPIIDDPEQSDTASVDNALELLLQGGRDLPHALRMLVPEAWRGELNDVQGDRRDFYDYHASLVEPWDGPALVAATDGDRIGAVLDRNGLRPCRYDVLEDNTLVMASEAGALDHSPEEIAERGRLQPGQCFLADPAEGRVISDEEVFEDITDEKYGEWVAEEQVHLDDLTDRADPLPRSAVDDLRSHQAVYGYTYDEVDHLIEPMAHKGKDPVGSMGDDTPLSVLSQFNRPLFTYFKQLFAQVTNPPLDNIREELVTSLESRLGYQRNILDESPEHARQLVLDSPVLTDEETTAIKELDANGLSTAVVDITYDESETDLEAAVETVRDEATEAATEHDVVVLSDRAAGPDRAPIPSLLAVGGVHHHLVRNGLRNHVGLVVESGDPRTSHHVATLVGYGAGAVNPYLAYQTIEDLVAGPDGADTDEAIQSYVKAVEDGLLKTMARMGISTVESYQGAQIFEAVGLDSDFVAEYFEGTTCRTEGIDVEDVEEDLLRRHEIAWSEDEPEMERQGEYEFRSNGIHHQWNPSTVGALQQAVRTGDYEKYQEFAEQINDQQQNLQTLRGLLEFDDGSRNSIPIEAVEPVEDIVKRFETAAMSLGSLSPEMHENNAIAMNRLDATSNTGEGGEPPERFGTEKECSTKQVASGRFGVTSGYLTSADELQIKMAQGSKPGEGGHLPGKKVNEMIAHVRHATPGVGLISPPPQHDIYSIEDLKQLIHDLKAGNPEADINVKLVAEDGIGTIAAGVAKANADVVHISGHSGGTGASPKTSIKNVGLPWELGLSEANQMLRATGLRSRIKVTTDGGMKTGRDVAVATLLGAEGYTFGTASMVTSGCVMARQCHENTCPVGIATQNETLRERFPGEPQHVINYMTFVAEELREIMAELGFATVDEMVGQVDVLRQRDDVENPKAKKLDLSGLLAEPAGDDDPYKTREQNHDVDEQLDWDLIDAAEPALERGEPVTIATDVDNADRAVGATLSNRITRAHGVGGLADDTIQVDFDGSAGQSFGAFLQSGVTMNLVGTANDYVGKGLSGGKLIVRTPEAAGYDAAENILVGNVALYGATDGELYVNGMAGERFGVRNSGVKGVVEGVGDHGCEYMTGGAVAVLGDTGKNFAAGMSGGVAYVYDPDDELEAKANTGMTSLSTTLEPKDEAMITRLVQNHAAYTDSDRATELLDDWDESLSDFVRVLPDAYAEIIAEGDRHDVRNELPEAATPTADGVDADFAAQSDD is encoded by the coding sequence ATGACTGGAGAAGACGCGACTGGTGAGGCCACGGGCGCCGCAGGGCTCGCGGACCCCACCGACGAACGGTCGAACTGTGGCGTCGGGGTCGTCATGGACCTCGACGGCGGCTCCGAACACTGGGTCGTACAGGACGGGATCGAACTGCTCGGGAACCTGGAGCACCGCGGCACCACCGGTGCCGAGGAGAACACCGGCGACGGCGCCGGTATCATGCTCCAGATGCCGCACGACTTTTTCGCCGACGAGGTGGACGCGGACCTGGGCGAGCCCGGCGAGTACGCCGTCGGCACGCTCTTCCTCCCGCAGGACGAGGACGCCGCCGCCGAACTGATCGACGTCGTCGAATCCGCGTTCGCCGACGAGGGCCTCGACGTCGTCGCCTGGCGGTCCGTCCCCACGAACAACGAGGAACTCGGCGCGACCGCACTGGAATCCGAACCGTCCGTGATGCAGGTGTTCGTCCGCTCGACTGACGGGCTAACCGGCGAGGCGTTCGACCGACGCCTGTACGTCGCCCGGCGCGTGCTTGAGAACACCGTCGAGGCGGAACAGCCGCCGGGTCACGAGCGCTTCTACGTCTGCTCGCTCGACCGCGAAACGATCGTCTACAAGGGCCTCCTCACTGCCGAGCAGCTACCGACCTACTTCCCCGACCTGATCGACGAGCGCATCGAGTCGACGTTCGCGCTCGTCCACGCGCGATTCTCGACCAACACCCTCGGTGCCTGGCATCTCGCCCACCCCTACAGGAACATTATCCACAACGGCGAGTTCAACACCATCCAGGGCAACATCAACTGGATGCGCGCCCGCGAGACGGACATCGCGAGCGAGGCCTTCGGGGACCGGTCGGCGCGAAGCGCCGACGAACGAGCGAGCGGTGACGAACCGCGAGCAGAGATAGAGAAGATCAAGCCGATCATCGACGACCCCGAGCAGTCCGACACCGCCAGCGTCGACAACGCCCTCGAACTGCTCCTCCAGGGCGGCCGCGACCTGCCCCACGCGCTCCGGATGCTCGTTCCCGAGGCCTGGCGCGGCGAGTTGAACGACGTGCAGGGCGACCGCCGTGACTTCTACGACTACCACGCCTCGCTCGTCGAACCGTGGGACGGCCCCGCGCTCGTCGCGGCGACCGACGGCGACCGCATCGGCGCGGTCCTCGACCGGAACGGCCTGCGCCCCTGCCGGTACGACGTGCTCGAAGACAACACGCTCGTGATGGCCTCGGAGGCCGGTGCACTCGACCACAGCCCGGAGGAGATCGCCGAACGCGGGCGACTCCAGCCAGGCCAGTGTTTCCTCGCCGACCCCGCAGAGGGCCGTGTCATCTCCGACGAGGAAGTGTTCGAGGACATTACCGACGAGAAGTACGGCGAGTGGGTCGCCGAAGAGCAAGTTCACCTCGACGACCTCACCGACCGGGCTGACCCGCTCCCACGCTCAGCAGTCGACGACCTCCGGAGCCACCAGGCCGTCTACGGCTACACGTACGACGAGGTCGACCACCTCATCGAACCGATGGCCCACAAGGGCAAGGATCCCGTCGGCTCGATGGGCGACGACACGCCGCTGTCCGTCCTCTCGCAGTTCAACCGCCCGCTGTTTACCTACTTCAAACAGCTCTTCGCTCAGGTGACGAACCCGCCGCTGGACAACATCCGTGAGGAACTCGTCACCTCCCTGGAGTCGCGACTCGGCTACCAGCGCAACATCCTGGACGAGTCGCCCGAACACGCCCGACAGCTCGTGCTCGACTCGCCGGTCCTCACCGACGAGGAGACGACTGCGATCAAGGAGCTGGACGCCAACGGCCTCTCGACGGCCGTCGTGGACATCACCTACGACGAGTCCGAGACGGACCTGGAAGCCGCCGTCGAAACGGTCCGCGACGAGGCGACCGAGGCCGCGACCGAACACGACGTCGTCGTTCTCTCCGACCGCGCGGCCGGCCCGGACCGGGCCCCCATCCCGAGCCTGCTCGCCGTGGGTGGCGTCCACCATCACCTCGTTCGCAACGGCCTCCGCAACCACGTCGGCCTCGTGGTGGAGTCGGGCGACCCGCGGACGTCCCACCACGTCGCGACGCTGGTCGGCTACGGCGCCGGCGCGGTCAACCCCTACCTGGCCTACCAGACCATCGAGGACCTGGTCGCCGGCCCGGACGGCGCCGACACGGACGAAGCGATCCAGTCGTACGTGAAGGCCGTCGAGGACGGCCTGCTGAAGACGATGGCCCGGATGGGGATCTCGACGGTCGAGTCCTACCAGGGCGCCCAGATCTTCGAGGCCGTCGGGCTCGACTCCGACTTCGTCGCCGAGTACTTCGAGGGCACTACCTGCCGAACGGAGGGCATCGACGTCGAGGACGTCGAGGAGGACCTGCTCCGCCGGCACGAAATCGCCTGGAGCGAGGACGAACCGGAGATGGAACGCCAGGGCGAGTACGAGTTCCGCTCGAACGGCATCCACCACCAGTGGAACCCGAGCACCGTCGGTGCGCTCCAGCAGGCAGTTCGCACCGGCGACTACGAGAAGTACCAGGAGTTCGCCGAGCAGATCAACGACCAGCAGCAGAACCTCCAGACCCTGCGCGGCCTCCTGGAGTTCGACGACGGGTCCCGGAACTCGATTCCCATCGAGGCGGTCGAACCCGTCGAAGATATCGTCAAACGGTTCGAGACGGCCGCGATGTCCCTGGGCTCGCTCTCGCCGGAGATGCACGAGAACAACGCCATCGCGATGAACCGGCTGGACGCCACCTCCAACACCGGCGAGGGCGGCGAACCGCCGGAACGGTTCGGCACCGAGAAGGAGTGTTCGACCAAGCAGGTCGCCTCCGGGCGCTTCGGCGTCACTTCGGGCTACCTCACCTCGGCGGACGAACTCCAGATCAAGATGGCGCAGGGCTCCAAGCCCGGCGAGGGCGGCCACTTGCCGGGCAAGAAGGTCAACGAGATGATCGCCCACGTCCGTCACGCGACGCCGGGAGTCGGCCTCATCTCCCCGCCGCCCCAGCACGACATCTACTCCATCGAGGACCTCAAGCAGCTGATCCACGACCTGAAGGCCGGCAACCCCGAGGCGGACATCAACGTCAAGCTGGTCGCCGAGGACGGCATCGGTACCATCGCCGCGGGCGTGGCCAAGGCCAACGCCGACGTGGTCCACATCTCGGGCCACTCCGGCGGCACCGGCGCCTCGCCGAAGACGTCCATCAAGAACGTCGGCCTCCCGTGGGAGCTCGGACTGTCGGAGGCCAACCAGATGCTCCGCGCGACGGGGCTGCGATCGCGCATCAAGGTCACCACCGACGGCGGGATGAAGACCGGCCGTGACGTCGCGGTCGCCACGCTGTTGGGCGCCGAGGGGTACACCTTCGGCACCGCGTCGATGGTCACCTCCGGCTGCGTGATGGCCCGCCAGTGCCACGAGAACACCTGCCCGGTCGGTATCGCCACCCAGAACGAGACGCTCCGCGAGCGCTTCCCCGGCGAGCCCCAGCACGTCATCAACTACATGACGTTCGTCGCCGAGGAACTCCGCGAGATCATGGCCGAACTCGGCTTCGCCACGGTCGACGAGATGGTCGGCCAGGTCGACGTCCTGCGCCAGCGCGACGACGTCGAGAACCCCAAGGCGAAGAAGCTCGACCTCTCGGGCCTGCTGGCCGAGCCCGCGGGCGACGACGACCCGTACAAAACCCGCGAGCAGAACCACGACGTCGACGAGCAACTCGACTGGGACCTGATCGACGCGGCCGAACCCGCGCTCGAACGCGGCGAGCCGGTCACGATCGCGACGGACGTGGACAACGCCGACCGCGCGGTGGGCGCGACGCTGTCGAACCGGATCACCCGCGCTCATGGCGTCGGCGGCCTGGCGGACGACACCATCCAGGTCGACTTCGACGGTTCGGCCGGCCAGTCCTTCGGCGCGTTCCTCCAGAGCGGCGTGACGATGAACCTCGTCGGCACCGCCAACGACTACGTCGGCAAGGGCCTCTCCGGCGGCAAGCTGATCGTCAGGACCCCCGAGGCCGCCGGCTACGACGCCGCCGAGAACATTCTCGTCGGCAACGTCGCGCTGTACGGCGCGACCGACGGCGAACTGTACGTCAATGGGATGGCCGGCGAGCGCTTCGGCGTCCGCAACTCCGGGGTCAAAGGCGTCGTCGAGGGCGTCGGCGACCACGGCTGCGAGTACATGACCGGCGGCGCCGTCGCCGTCCTCGGCGACACGGGGAAGAACTTCGCGGCCGGCATGTCCGGCGGCGTCGCCTACGTCTACGACCCCGACGACGAGCTCGAAGCGAAGGCCAACACCGGAATGACGTCGCTCTCGACGACGCTCGAACCGAAGGACGAGGCGATGATCACCCGACTGGTACAGAACCACGCGGCCTACACCGACTCGGACCGCGCGACGGAACTCCTCGACGACTGGGACGAGTCCCTCTCGGACTTCGTCCGCGTCCTCCCCGACGCCTACGCGGAGATCATTGCCGAGGGCGACCGTCACGACGTGCGCAACGAGCTGCCCGAGGCCGCGACGCCGACCGCCGACGGCGTCGACGCCGACTTCGCCGCCCAGAGCGACGACTGA